ttttttcctcattcctcagagagagagagagagagagagagagagagagagagagagagagagagagagagagagagagagagaggaatatgatCCCAcagaaatcaaaaagaaaattaaaatgaatcaaCGCTAcggaaggaatgaaaaaaaaaagccaaaaggtTTAATCTTGTCAGGaggaaattcattcattcatgcctTTTGTCTTGGGGATTTAACTTCCATCTCCTGCTATTAGCATAATGAGTGAATTCGCCTGGGAgggagtgggagggagggagggagggagggagggtgggtgggtgggtgggtgggtgggtgggggtggtgggtggggacaAGGATTGGCAGTCAATACGGATGCCTGACATTAATATCTTGGCTaaagttttaatgaaaaagaaacgttactttaacaatataaaaatattggttTGATGTATAACCTGTTTCTCATATGGAATGGCCCCTGAGAAGAATCAATACACTGGTTAATGCTACAATCACTCATCAATTACTGGATCTTGTATGGACCACCAACGCAGTTAAACTTTCACAATATCTGCTGCTTTATACACCAAGGAGAGGGATCCACAGTAGTGTCAAAACACCCAACTATATACTACGCAATTCATCTTTATCTCTCCTTCCTAGCATGGAACTATGATACTTCCTATCACCTTCCAAAACTTTTTCACTATTTCTCTTACGTATCTCCACAATTCCCACCAcaccaaatctttttttttttaacttcctatAGGCTTACTATGCAGATAGCATTGGTAAAGTCCATAAGTTTTACCTTAATACCAATAAATCTCTCGCTAATTGTATGCATATGCTAGATGCATTACTTTGTAATTAAGGTCCAAACATTTAACTAAGTACCATAAGTCCATAAGAGCCTATAATAATGTCTTgccatgttttttttctatatacccAAAACCAGCCTGGGTCCTAGGCCTTTTCGTGTGCAAGACTGTGACGTACCTCCAAGGCGTGAGCGTCTCTGCCTCCATCAACACCCTGGTGGCGATCTCCGTGGACAGGGCCCTGGCCATCTGCTACCCGATGAAGTGCCAGATCACCTCCCGCACCTGCCGGAGGATCATCGTCGTCATCTGGGTGTTCTCTCTCACCATCACCCTCCCCTGGGCCATCTTCTTCAAGCTAGAGCCCATTCCCAACACTGACCTCAAGGTAAGGTCCTAACTCTTCAGGGTAATGCTCCTTTTGCTCCCTGTAGTGAGTCCAGCATCTTGGAACCCTTAGCTCTGACATTCCAAACCTTAGAGTCCTTAAATCAGTAGTTCCAAGTCTTGGAATCCTTAAGTCAGTTGCTCCCAGTCTTAGAATCCTTAATTCAGTAGTTCCCAGTCTTAAAATCCTTAGCCTATAAGCTCCCAATCTTCCAATCCTTAGCTTTGAGGTTTCCCACTTAGAATCCTTAGTTTTGAGGTACCAAGTCTTAGAATCCTTACTAAAGGGGTTGCCAACTTTAGAATCCTTAATTCAGAGGTTCCCAGTCTTAGAATCCTTGGCTCAGATGTTCCCAAACTTACACTCCTTTGGTCAGATGTTCCCAAACTTAAAATCCTGAGGTCAGTAGTTCTCACCCTTACAGTCTTTAGCCCAGAGGTTCCCAACTTTAGAATTACTAGCTCACTTGTTCCCTATCTTGGAATCCATGGCCTACAGGTTCTCAACTTTATAATCCTTAATGTAGGGGTTCCAACTTTAGATAACTGGACGAAATGACGTCCTATGATGTATTTCCCCATCAATTTATTCCCAAACGACTTAACCAACCCATTGTCCCATTACAGATATGCACGGAAAAGTGGCCAGACGAAGAAGGGGGTAATCTGTACTTCGTGTTGGCAAACCTGGTTATGTGCTACCTGCTCCCTCTCACAGTCATTTCTATCTGCTACATACTTATATGGCAGAAGGTATAGTACTCGTGCTATTCTTGATCAACGACAGCATAAGCGCACAAGCTAAAAACatggatatacatatactacagtatgcataaaaaatatatttgagtttacatttcttcatcaaAGTATTTTCATATACAGTATAATTCCATTTGGTGTAAGGTAGGGTTAAAGTGGATTTGATAGCAAggggtatttgtggcttaatatttgagtGTATATTACTGCTGTTTGCCATCTTAAGCATATTACGAACAATCCAGATATCATTCAGTTTCTCAAGGCAAAAAATGGAACAAAACAATGCCTGCTTCTAGAAAAGGTCCAAGGAACCAACATTTTAATTCAAGATCTTCCACATTTTTgaggacaagaaaataaaaagtgtatGACTGTCAAGTTCAAACAATTCACACTGATTCAAGCTAAAATGGTTACCATGTAAGGCAATAACACTCCAAGATGTTTAACCAAAAGAAACAACGAAGACAAACATTTCCATTTAAGGACAATTCCTCTGATCAGATTTAGATAAGTCTCACATGCATTGGAAGAGACTGATTTGGTATCTACATTTGAACACTCAAGTTACAGGCTTACCTTTGCGAAATGGTTCTTCTGTGATATTTCCCATTCAGATGAAGACCATATGGGTAAATCCAGTGGTCTGAGGCTAGTCGTTGTTGAGTCTGTAATAAGAAGACAGATATCTACATTTTCAGCATATTGGAAACACTATCAACTAAACTACCTACAACCAATTAGGGTAGTGCAGAACCAACATAATGGTTTACATGGACAAAACTCTACAGAGCATTTAGTGGTGGTATGGAAAGATCATAAGAATAACCTAAATAAAGATGGCAAAACCCTGGTGAatcatatgagtatatataagtgaaaaaaCTAAACTGCTGTAGTCTATAAAGTTAACTGTACACTTAGAAGAAAAGTGTAACTTGCATGCTCACGGCAAGATTTAAATCccacacatacaaaaaaggcaaagcttATGGAAAAAGTCAAATTTTCCGCAGGTATGGTGCCGAAAGCTTCCAGGTGAGAGACAGGACGAAGGAGTGGCCATGATGATCCACAGGTCCAAGATCAAAGTGATCAAGATGCTGCTGGTTGTGGTGGTGCTCTTCACCATGTCTTGGCTACCTCTGTATGTAATCTTTGCGAGACTAAAGGTGAGGGTAATCAAGTACAGTAAGGTGAAAGGAAACAATGGTGATGGAAAACAAAGTATGTGCACATATAGTCATGTGAGGGGAACAAAGTAGTAAGATGAGGggataaaaaactttttattgagGAAACAACACAGAAATATAGAAGGCAACAGACCAGGCAAGGTGACTGATACAAATCACACATCCATAAACCTACATGTTTAAACATGCACACATGTTCCCCACAAGACTTTGACAGACAATACAAACATCCGTAGGAGTAAATACACCCAAAATCCTTAACTATGATAGGAGGACATTCCAGTAAACCTTTTCCCCATTATTCTGTTCCAGTTTGGGTCACAGCCAACAGAAATGGAGTACCAAGTCATACACATCTTGGCCCCGATCGCTCAGTGGCTCGGAGCCTCCAATTCCTGCATCAACCCAGTACTTTACGCTTTCTTCAACGACAAGTTCAGGTCGGGCTTCAAGGTGAGTGGCTGAATGGAACATTCTCTCTGGACCTTGGCTCTGTGATATTAGACATCACTGAAACAATTTCTCTGCTTTGGGTTTTAACAACAGTGATGATTGCTGTCTTTCTCATTTTTCAGAGAACTATTTCTAACactatatgagtatatattacacatgtatatCTTGGATGCTTGGGTGAAGATTGCATGCTGATAAATGCATGCAGATAATTGGCTTTGAAGGAGGTCACagatgaaaagaaggaaaatagtcAGGTCGACCAGATCCCTCACATGGAAAGGGGCAGATATAGCACAATCAAATGGTATAGCATAAACAGCCATGTAAGAGAAAAACGCCTATAATGTAACCTATTATTTACAGATGATATGTATACGTTCCTTTAAGCATAGTATTTTCTCCTGCAGGCCATCTTAATATCCCGTTCTTGTTGCTCACCTCTGCGCCTTGACACATCCAACAAGGGTCCCTCCTCCGGTCGCACCACAAATCTCACATCTCTGGAGTCTAAAGTTTCCTCAGACTTCTGTTCCACATCATCAGGGTCAATGGAACCCCAGCGGAAATCTCTCTTGGTTCAGGTATGTCCTCATCAATCACCTCCATGATTAAAGTGCCACATCCTTATTTCCAGAATGATATTTGCTTACCTCTACCTCATAAATTACTTTCACATACCTTTCATCTTGAACATTTTTAGACTATTCAGTCATCCAATAAATTACTCTTAATGTTTTCAGTGAAAGCAGCTTAGAAATATCTTTTAAACATCAGTGTAATGAGTTGTCTACTTCCAGTTTCTGAAAAAATATGTAACCCTCCTCTTTTTAGTGTCTTCAGAAGCTACCTGTAATACCTGGCTGTTTATaatgaagagaaaaacacttAAGTCTTTGCATTATCTTCAGGTTTCAACTGAGGGTCAAGGGAGATGCCCAGTTTCCTCTACAACCACAAGTACCACCACAGTACCCAAAAAGCGGTCAGTGACTGAGAGATCGTCAAAAACTTCGATGATCCTTTACAGAAAATGTATTCTCAATAATTTCACTAACTGTGCAAATGCACAGATAAATGGTAACTCAAcctatgtataaatttttttttgttacctgTACTAAGAATTACATGTTTTATCAAAGATAATCCTGACATATTTAAATGATTTGTTTCTTCAGATATTGAGAAACAGAGCCTTACGTGTCTACCCACTTGTAACTTTACAAATGAGTGAAAACATTCCTTCATCAAACATGGAACTCCGTAACTCCTTTCAAGTTTGGTATACCTTGCCTCACTGACTGGAGAATCTGTTCCACAACTTGTAGCAGATACTTCATCTCAGGTTACCTCATGTTGTTTCCAACCCTTTGGCAGGGTTATTGCCTCTGTATAGTAATGGGTTTCCATAGTCTTAAAAATTCAATTCCAGTCCCTTACTTGAAGGTACATTTGAACAATTCTTTTCCTTTATTGGTACTGCAtccattcttatttatttaaaactGTTATGGTAACTAAGTACTAATTATTCATTATCAGCATTTGTTTTGCTCTACTTCCTACTGTTTACACCGTCCTTTAATTTTTCTATCTGATAAGTAAGAAATGCGCTCCCAAATCTTCAAGTCATAAATCATTTAGTTTCTCTTCTTGTAACATTAGGTCACTTGCACAATCCTCTTCAGAAAATTATCCAGCCCTGGACCACTACAATTATGATAAGATAACTTAAGCCTTCCATTTCCTAAGTCTTAGGTAGCTAAAGACTAAATTTGAAGAAGATTTAAGGAAGCCCGGGGCCAAAAGAAACGTTGCTCAGGTAGCACAAAGCTAAGGTGAGTTTATGTAAGGTGATGGATGGTGTCAACAGGAGCAAAGCCCCTAAGCTCCAGCCAGACAAGGTACTGAACCTTAGGTGAGGTGAGGTGAGGTTGGACTTGGTTAGAATGTACTGGTATCTGTTAAGAGGCCATATTCTAGCCAATGTTTTGTCAGTCTGAAGAATACATGGTCAGATAACTGTCCTCTAGTCCGGCAAaatgtttacaccctacatatgGCATCGCCCAGCCAAAAACTGTTTGATTCTTCCAGTACTATGATTGAgttttggaaaacaaaaatgtGTGCTTACCTAAACAGTGATGGCAAAATCACAGACAAGTAGGCTAAAGCCTAACTGAAAACTTCAATTACTAATCATGGTTGGATATACTGGTACAAAGTTTTCTTTCTCTGTACAGGACTACTTTCCCCTGGCCCTCGGGTTTATGGCCTACTGCTTTTCCAACTGGGGTTGCAGCCTGGTTTATAATATCAATTTagctaatgaaaatattaaaaaatcttcATGATCTGATTCACTGTTATGGACTAAGATTATTACCTAACTCTGAGAACTGTACTGCATCCAGTAAATCACATTATCTAGTATGCAGATCATCAATTTTTAAATATGATTCCTACTCTAACCTCACCTAAGGTACCGTCCTCCCTGTCTTAGGAAGGGGTTTTCCCCCTCCCTCTGAAATTCCCAAGCTAAGCTGAACAGAGCCAAAAGATATTTTCCCATCTCAGATGACCCATAATTagctatttattaataatatgaagttttaataaactaaacaaaaaaattatcattcagtttggcaaaatcattttaaaaccaaTTTAGCCTAAATACCAAATTTATTACTAAAGGCATAAATTAGGCTGGGTCGATTTTACATTTGCAATTACCTAATTACTAATTATAAACCACAAATTATTATAATAGCTAGTgtcaggaaaattatttttaatgtctaGAAATGCCAAATGGTATTTTTGTCTGAACAatgtttcaaaaaaagaaaaataaaaatattcaaaacacaTTTGATAGGTACCAGGTATAGGTATAGGCTATAGCTACCTATCTACTAGGTACTACCTATAGGTAATAGTAAGTAGCTATGCATAACTTTCACAATTCTAGCCTACTATAGTATATACTTCTTCGCTCTTAAATTCAGTCTTTCACATTTCACAGATTTACTTAGCCTAATACACTCACGAACTTCCAAAAATACATTGGCTAATATTCTGGTAAATGTGCAAATAATCGAACAACCTTTCAGTTTCCGAGACTTATCCATGGCAAATGACACTTGTTATCATGTTATGTCAACAATGGTAGCTTTGTCATACTAATCACTAGAGTAATTGCGAGCTTGGCCGCCATGATTGAAAAGGGCATATTGTCCATTTGGACATCagcataaatttttaattttactattttcaGGGTATTTTATTACATTCAACTATTCACAGTACCAATTAGAAAGTTTTCACAATGTAATCAAGCACAAGTACTGCATATCTTCTACTGAAGTCGAGTTTCTTATTAGCATTAGTTATCAAGAATTCTCATCCTATTATCCGGCCGTGGAAATCCTTTATACCGTTTCACATAATACAGATTATCATCTTTGTATAAGCATAAAAACCGAATAGTTAAAATAgtcatttttttataatgatttactGTTTTTTCGAAATAGCACTGATAGTGAACCATTAAAAGTCGACTACGTAATTACTTTAGTTTAATTAGCATTGAAAACCTTCTTTACGGCGCGTGGAAGCTATCATGTAGCTCTAGCTGATAAGAAATTGATGTTAATGGTCGACTAAGAGTCCTTATTTCAACGGCTATggttaatatatctataatactacaaaatttatatatttttacatttaacctGACGATAATTAAAGTACCTTTCCCttgttttaaaatataattgctgTGATTACTGCGAAATTATTCTTGGATGATATTTCTGTATCtaacaatattgttttttttaaatactttgtatttttttttagtcagatTGTTTACATAAGTTTGTGGTGTATTGTTTATCCCATTTTCAATGGCATTTGCTGATTTTATTCTTAAATTCGTTAAAAGTTTTCGTCGACACATTAGGCCTACTTTCAACAGATGACCAGAAAACAGCCATAAAGCTCATGTAAGTGTTCAAGTTTAAATTATGGGCTTagtctttcatattctccttatTCGTAATTTTAACATCCAGGAAATCATTTAGGATAAATGTCTATTCttaccgttacataaagttaattttatttcaagAATTTAAGTCTGGATTCCACTATAGGTCTAGATTGTTTGGTGTTGTCATCTtggtagaaaattattatttctgaatTTGTCTATTGTTTGACTGCGTTATTTTCATTGTGCATAGTTTCGGTTTTGTTAGCATTAAGAAGAgttttactttaaatatataggctatagacttttttttcaattaggcctaaagcagctgcgaaagcTTTTGTCAAGTCTTTGGTTTTAAATTACGAAAAGTTGAGCATGTTCCAAATTAGttacatttattgtaattttttatgctCTTGGATAATCGGAAAATTTGTTATGCCTTTTCAAATATACAAACTCTCCCTACTTTACAAAATACTATATACAGAAGACACCTACATTACACCAAATGAAAACTACATTTTATTGCTCCGCGTAATAGTTACATAGATCTGCCCTAACGCGCTGTAATGTGACAGCAAAGAGGATGTTTCAGTAATCCTTAATCCTTAAGTAATTCTATAAATATCCTAAGACTGGGGTCCCGTCTACATGTATAACCTTAAGTTTTctgggatatatattatatatatatatatatatatatatatatatatatacatatatatatatatatatatatatatatatatatatacatatatatacatatatatatatatatatatatatatatatatatatatatatattatatatataatatatataaaaaacaccgtatcgtgcttctcagTTATCAGTAGAAGGATGCAtggtaatattcttgtttagcaagacgaaatatatttgcagatatacttacaaagcttaaagctttcgtctaTCCTTCTGAGCACTTGGCCAAGTGCACAAAAGGATGGATGAAttaagctttgtaaatatttctgcaaatatatttcgtcttacTAAacgagaatattactgtggatccttctattgatatatatatatatatatatatatatatatatatatatatatatatatatatatatatataacatgcgtgtgtgtgtgtgcaaggctTATCAAATTCAACATGTGCACCTTTCCATGACAACTCTTTTGATAAAGTTCTCtggaataaatgtatttttggtaTAATAAGTAGATTaggaaaatatgattatattgaatataattaCATGCATATAAGAATAAAGAGAGACTGAAGTCTGTGTCCTCTCAAGCCAAAATCGGGGGAGCCTGGCTTAAGAAGGAACCAACTTTGGTTGGGGGTGCATGGTGGTGGCTGTTTGGTGTTATAACTCAAGACGTTATTGTATTATAGGTCTATACAGCAATGGCCTGATTACTTAAAGGGATTACTAGTACTAAGTTCTTGTATAACCATCATTCCTTGTGTATTCGAATGtatgatgtataaaaaaaaaaacttcagacgTCGTATTTGGTGTTTGCTTTCCCCTAGTTAATCTCACCATATGCACAAATGTTAGATTTCTTACAAAGATGTTATATTTCTTGTGGTTGACGTAACGACATATAACAATTTCCatatggatgataataataagctCGATTCCATATCAAGCCGATACTAGGCTGAAAACTCAAATATATAACCTGCACATAGGCCTAATTCAATGTTCCTGTTTCACCTACATTTTTATTGGACAGCTTCTCATCTCGTGTAGTACCTTGGTTCGTAGACCTAACCAAAAGCTATCATACATTGctggtttttaatggttttcgGTGTTAAAGTATGCCTACCACTGTTTATCATTAAGGAAGATGATATTCATATATGACTGcagttttaattatattattaaagtccTGATGTTATAAATGATCATATATGAATTTATGATGCAAATACAGCAACTTCAGTAGTTTCCCATCTTCAAGGAATAGCCGAAGGATAAACCAACATTCCTCTCATTGGATGGGCTAGGCCTACTCATTAGACATACACGTGGTTAATTTAATTCAGTGTTGAGTTGTCTCATATACAAGACATTTGTGCCTTATCACCCTCATCCTGTTCTTTACAGACATGCAAAATGAGGTCGAGTGTATTGATTCTCCAGGTTTCTGGTTGGAGATTCTAACTATTATGTGTAATTTTACTGTTTTAATTTAGTATTTACTTTATCATGGTTACCAGTACGTAATGGGTTATTCAACTATTTTctgtattgaaaatgaaaatcaaaaaaCAGCAAAAAGTTTAAGAATATGGATGGAAATGGAAGTACTATGTAGATGGAATATATGATAATTAGATAACTATGTAATTTATGgaaagtttaaccagaccaatgagttAACTATTCTGCACTCCTCATAAGGTTGACCTTATGAAGGGTTTGTTtcaaagaataaatatttttattcgttgaactgaaattccttgaaaatttaacatttgcataaacttgATATCTGTTGCTTGCTGCCAAACGCTAGAATGATATTGCATTGCTGTTAGTACTGACAACAATGCATTACATAAGCAACAGCACTGAATTACTTGAGCAACAGTACTGCATTGCATAGGTCAAAGCAATGGATTGCATAAGCAAAGCACTGCACTGCATAAACAACAGCACTGCATTGCATAAGCAATAGCACTGCCTAAACAACAGCACTTATTGCATACGCAACAGTGCTGCTTAACGCAGGCAGCAGCACTCCACTGCATAGGCATCCTTGAAACCATTACCCCTCATACAAGAGCAATATGCAATGGAAATCTGACATTGATAGTGACAAAGATTTGGAATTAATGAGAAAATAGTTTGCATACTACTAATAAAACttcatacttaaaaaaaactgaacaattACATTAAAAATGACAGCATCAAAACTTCCGTAAGATATTATCTTTCCAAAAAACAGATCTAAATGCAAAACAAACTTATTATGCTTTAACTATTTATTGGAAGAGTTAACAAgtacaggaagaaaaaaaaatatataaggtaGATAAGGTAGAAAAGTTGCCACATTCCAGGACAGACCAGCACTCATTATCTAGATGCAAAATCATGTTTCTGATACAAAAAAGTTTGGTAACACTGTGAAgtctttcttctccttctacattgaaaactttagttttttttctttttgtgaaaacTGGAATGTTTTAGGcaaaaaaggacaaaatttaaaaatattcaaatacaaaatgcacttttatcatatttccttttaaaaaatgtttgaTATTTCAATGACATCAAAAAGAACAACAATGGCCTAACATTAATGATTTCCCTGATATACAAAAgtaaagataattaaaaatacCACTTTTGACATAGCTTCTGATCACCAATAGCTGAAGCATACAATCTTACTCTGGGCCCACACTGGATCAACCTACACGACACTGGCAACGTATCAGTGGTTCCACTGGTACCACACCACACTGAATGCTGGCTCCACTCTGGTGACTTACTCAAGACGGGAATATAGCTTGGCACAAAAACCAATATGGCACCCTGTTAAAGCACAAGGCATCAAAAATGTGTATAGCTGTAGATGAAGAGTCAAAATACAGTAGTAAAAATGGTTCTCTACAAACAAATGACTATAATACTGTATCTGCACTTAAAGAACTGGAGTGTCATGTCCTTTCAAGCATCCTAATCTTCTTCGCAGTACTGTACTTCCCCTTCGGCGCTATGACTAGAGTATACTAAGGTTTAGTATTGGCACATTTTTCCAAATCTGATTCCTGAAATCCCTCGAGTCTCTTGGGTGAAtcaagaatagtttttttttggaGGACTAATGATATGTCGAGAAATTTTCTATGAAGCATTTCTTGTTACCCAATGACTACATAAGGAGCAATGGTTTCCAGCATATTTATTTCCagtagaaaatatttcaaaattatattggTCATCTTTCAATGAaagcatgatttaaaaaaaataaaagggttacTAAACAGTGAATCATAACCCTGTGAATCCTGTGGTGAGATCCAATGAAACACACTTTGACAAAACCTCAAAATACATTTTGATGTTTTCAAAACGCAAGAAAATACCATATGCCAAAAACCATCAATCAGATATCCTATTTTTCTGAGAGTCTACCTAtgctttattcatttatatattatttacaagatGTAATCTCTTGCTTAGTTTtctacactacatatatatacagtcgaGATATAGATGAAGATTTGTTTGACTAGTAAATAAAGACAAGTTGAATAATGCTTTTCTAACTCCctgaactcaaaaaaaaaaggtaatgtaaGTCTAATGCATTGTTAAGTAAAGGACTTTTCTAATGACAACATATGATCAAGCTATGCGTAAAGTCATAAGTCATAGTTACTTCTGTCGCTACAGACATCCGCTTCCCTATTCAACTTCAATTACCTTACCTTCCGAATGGCTGAACCCATCTCGAGAGAGCCCAAGCAGATGTAATGCCTTGACTCGCTTTCTATGTATGTATTGCATATCATAGCTGGGTGATACTTAAGTCgttatatgtatctatagtaCAACAATTGTGAATTCTGAATGTTCTTTTTTTGAAGATTTTGACAATGCTACTACACCCAGTGCTCCAATTTACTATCATCAGTAACATGATGTCTTCATTTTCAGCACGATACAcattagcacgttttaatttaatgTTTGCTGTTACATACACACCTGTAAACCTTATGTGTTACAGTTATAAATAGAACTTTGGTAACTATTTTGTGCAGATCTATAATCCATAATGTTTAATCTTTACATAAGTCCTATGCAGACAGCTAAAAGAAATTATAAGCACTGACCTTGCCATTAGTTTATTTGCATCCTTTCGAAATAAAGTCTTAAAATCAAACTTAAAGACTCCCAAATTCCATTGCTCAGACCTAAAACATGGATTCAAATGGTAAAGTATTAGCACAAAGATTTGCAGCTTCATTGCCGCTGAGAAGTACAAAATACTTTAGTTGCCGAATTCCCTATATGAACTAGGTAGTACTAAATAAGAGAGATTATAATACCACACATAAGAAAGAAACAATCAAGTTTACTTAATGATACCACATGCTAAAAACCCATGAGGTAGCAAAAGTCTACAGTACACAGTGGCATATACGCAAACAATATACACAGAAAGTTGAAACAATCCAGTAAACAATACAATGGACATTTATAGCACAAGAGTATCACCACTTCACCAGAAAAAGTAGAATTTTCTGGTAACATACAAAAGGAAGTAATGGAATGTATAATGGAATGTACTGAGGCTTCAAAAAACATTTTGGATTTCTCATAGGAACTAATGTACTAATAATGTCATATTTTGCCTGTCTGTAAGTGATTAAACGTCAGTACTGTACTCCCAATTCACAACACACTGAAGTGGTTTCAATAAATCTCATGTTTATGGCATGACCATTAAAAATACCGCTGCATATCTGTACATTCATGAAAACCTCTCACATCTCTTGATGAGTCATAAATGTATTGCTTAAATAGCAACCATGTATAGTGCAACATGGCATGTCTATACGTATAACGtttatttctaacaaaaaaaatgtaaaagttccGAGAAACTTGTACTATTGTGTGCATTAACCTCTTTTAACATTGTTTACGA
The sequence above is a segment of the Macrobrachium nipponense isolate FS-2020 chromosome 27, ASM1510439v2, whole genome shotgun sequence genome. Coding sequences within it:
- the LOC135200961 gene encoding neuropeptide SIFamide receptor-like, translated to MPSAEEGGGATPSPQGPDDAPETTYYYYNDYNDSACWNGTRPLDESCYDIPTFRHSIPVTVLYCVAYVVVSVMGVVGNSFVVAVVLRAPRMRTVTNVFIANLAVADLLVNIVVLPTTLIGHTLNAWVLGLFVCKTVTYLQGVSVSASINTLVAISVDRALAICYPMKCQITSRTCRRIIVVIWVFSLTITLPWAIFFKLEPIPNTDLKICTEKWPDEEGGNLYFVLANLVMCYLLPLTVISICYILIWQKVWCRKLPGERQDEGVAMMIHRSKIKVIKMLLVVVVLFTMSWLPLYVIFARLKFGSQPTEMEYQVIHILAPIAQWLGASNSCINPVLYAFFNDKFRSGFKAILISRSCCSPLRLDTSNKGPSSGRTTNLTSLESKVSSDFCSTSSGSMEPQRKSLLVQVSTEGQGRCPVSSTTTSTTTVPKKRSVTERSSKTSMILYRKCILNNFTNCANAQINGNSTYV